Part of the Pseudarthrobacter sp. L1SW genome, AACTTGGCCTGCGAAGCGACGGCGTAGGCATCCGTCCTTTCCTTGGTGATGGCCGGAAAGCGGTCATGCAGGTTCTCGGCAGTGTTCCCCATGTTCAGCGCGGCCGGGTCCACCAGCCGTTCTGACATGAACCGCGGATTCGGGTCGGTGCCTGAGCCCATGGGGTGGTTGCCCATGTGTTCCACGCCGCCGGCCACCACCACGTCGTACGCGCCAAAACCGATCCCTCCTGCCGTTGTGGTCACCGCGGTCATGGCCCCCGCGCACATACGGTCAATGGCAAAGCCTGGTACCGTCCTGGGCAGCCCGGCCAGCAGGGCGGCTGTCCGGCCCAGGGTGAGGCCCTGGTCTCCGGTCTGGGTGGTGGCAGCAATGGCCACTTCATCGATGCGCCCGGGCGGCAGCGACGGGTTCCGGCGCAGCAGTTCGCGGATGCATTTCACTATCAGGTCGTCAGCCCGGGTGCCGGCGTAGATGCCCTTGTCCCCGGCCCTGCCGAATGGTGTGCGGAGGCCGTCCACAAAGACGACGTCCCGGACAGTGCGCAAGGCTGCGCCGCTTCCCTGGTGGCTCACGTATAACTCCTCATCGAGACGTAGGCGCCGGTGGCATGCCTTCGGTGGCAGCGGCCTCACGGCAGTACGTTCGATGTTACTCGCGAGTAACTTAGCCTGCAAGACCCCGCCCTGAAGGGACGCTCTCTCACTTGATGCGCATTTTTGGCGATCCCTCTCGCACTCTCTTCAAGAAAGTGAGAGAGGGTTGCCAATATTCACGCGTGGAGTGAGAGAGGGTTGCCAATATTCACGCATCAAGTGAGAGAGCGTCTGGGGGGTCGTGTGGGGCTGGCGGCGGCCCAGGCGGCTGGCGCCTACTGGCCTGCTGTGGCTGCGTCCGGTTTGGGTTCCTTGGCGGGCAGCGGCTGCGGGTGGAGGAACGCCTCGACAATGAGGGGGGTTGCCAGTTCCACCTGCCATTCACGTGCGCCCAGGGCGCGGAGTTCGGTGGCGACTGCTGCTTCGGTGATTTCCGCCGGCGGCCGCCAGGCCACCCGCCGCAGGTAGTCCGGGGTGAGCAGGTTCTCCAGCGGAAGGTTCAACGACTCGGCCTTCGCCTGCAGCAGCGGCCGTGCGGTGGCCAGGCGGGCAGCGGCTTCCGGGTCCCGGTCCGCCCAGACGCGGGGCGGAGGCGGCGCGTTCGTGGGCAGGTGCAGCGGCGGAAGCTCTTCGAGGTCCCGTGCAGCTGCGATGCAGCGGAGCCACCGGGGCGCTTCACGTTGCGCCGCCCGGCCGTGGAAGCCCTTGGTGCCCAGCAGCTGCGGCACGGTGGACGGCATGGCTTTGGCCGCCGCCACCAGGGCGGAGTCGGGAATCAGCCTTCCCGGTGCGACGTCCCTTTTCTGTGCCAGGGAGTCGCGCTCCAGCCACAGCTCACGCACTGCTGCCAGCTGCCGGCGGTCCCTGATCTGGTGCAGGCCGGAGGTCTTCCGCCACGGATCCACGCGCACCGGAGGCAGTCCTGCCGCCAGGATCGCGGCGAACTCCTGTTCGGCGTATTCCAGCTTTCCGTCGGCCTGCAGGAGCTCGATGAGTTCCTCCCGCAGTTCCGTAAGGACCTCGACGTCCAGCGCGGCATACCGCAGCCAGGGTTCCGGGAGGGGCCTGGTGGACCAGTCTGCCGCCGAGTGCTCCTTGGCGAGCCCGAAGCCGAGCAGCTGTTCGATGACGGCGGCCAGGCCCACGCGGGGCAGCCCCGCCAGCCGC contains:
- a CDS encoding HRDC domain-containing protein, translated to MTPNIPENTTAGVPAADTAPHITVEGFDSPIPEIVELASPREGVPLVIQTQSGLERCAAAIAAGTGPAGVDAERASGFRYGQRAFLVQIRREGAGTWLIDPEPFDNLDIINDALRGVEWILHAASQDLPCLSELGMWPDKLFDTELAARLAGLPRVGLAAVIEQLLGFGLAKEHSAADWSTRPLPEPWLRYAALDVEVLTELREELIELLQADGKLEYAEQEFAAILAAGLPPVRVDPWRKTSGLHQIRDRRQLAAVRELWLERDSLAQKRDVAPGRLIPDSALVAAAKAMPSTVPQLLGTKGFHGRAAQREAPRWLRCIAAARDLEELPPLHLPTNAPPPPRVWADRDPEAAARLATARPLLQAKAESLNLPLENLLTPDYLRRVAWRPPAEITEAAVATELRALGAREWQVELATPLIVEAFLHPQPLPAKEPKPDAATAGQ